From Pseudoleptotrichia goodfellowii, a single genomic window includes:
- a CDS encoding ATP-binding protein has product MKLSEYVAEDSLCEKKEAVEKNKPKSWLKTVSAFANGTGGVLIFGISDKDELKGLKDYKKDGEYISEIIKSKIEPVPEIRMENISEEGKNYIFLYVNEGKETPYYFVDSGNRIAYVRIGNESVTAKNSDLKQLILKGMNMTYDSLNTNIKIDNMSFSKLRSVYYLKTGNEFEESDFVSFGLLNNDKSLTNAGILFSDMPSIRHSRVFCTRWNGLDKASGRDEALDDKEFKGSLLLLLENSIDFIKNNSKKKWKKAKDTRIEMPDYPERAVQEAIVNALIHRDYTELGSEIHIDMFDDRMEIYSPGGMPDGSTVQNSDIKNIPSKRRNPVIADLFNRMNLMERRGSGLKKILSDYYNAVNYSEDKNVEFKSTNKDFWVILKNLNYVVKDVVKDVVKDVVKDVVKDVVKINDRYKRILREMSKNPDITAKKLSNILEVSERTVQRDINKLKSDKKIMREEGLKKGKWRVKAEKDREN; this is encoded by the coding sequence ATGAAGTTATCGGAATATGTTGCTGAAGATTCTTTATGTGAGAAAAAAGAGGCGGTTGAAAAAAATAAACCGAAAAGTTGGCTGAAAACGGTGAGTGCTTTTGCAAACGGGACAGGTGGAGTTTTAATTTTCGGAATTTCGGATAAAGACGAACTTAAAGGTCTGAAAGATTATAAAAAAGACGGCGAATATATCAGTGAAATTATTAAATCAAAGATAGAACCTGTTCCTGAAATAAGAATGGAAAATATTAGTGAAGAAGGTAAAAATTACATTTTTCTTTATGTAAATGAAGGGAAAGAAACTCCGTATTATTTTGTGGACAGCGGTAATCGTATTGCATATGTAAGAATAGGAAATGAAAGTGTAACAGCCAAAAATTCTGATTTAAAGCAATTAATACTTAAAGGAATGAATATGACATATGATTCTTTAAATACGAATATAAAAATAGACAATATGTCTTTCAGTAAATTAAGGTCCGTATATTATTTAAAAACGGGAAATGAATTTGAAGAGTCTGATTTTGTTTCATTTGGACTGCTGAATAATGACAAATCACTTACAAATGCAGGTATTCTTTTTTCGGATATGCCTTCAATCAGGCATTCCAGAGTTTTCTGTACAAGATGGAACGGATTGGATAAAGCTTCGGGACGTGACGAAGCATTGGATGATAAAGAATTTAAGGGGAGCTTACTCTTATTGTTGGAAAATTCGATAGATTTTATAAAAAATAATTCAAAGAAAAAATGGAAAAAAGCAAAAGATACCAGAATTGAAATGCCGGACTATCCTGAAAGGGCAGTACAGGAAGCAATTGTAAATGCTTTGATTCATAGAGATTATACTGAACTTGGCAGTGAAATTCATATTGATATGTTTGATGACAGAATGGAGATATATTCTCCCGGAGGAATGCCTGACGGAAGCACTGTTCAGAATTCCGATATTAAAAATATTCCTTCCAAAAGAAGAAATCCTGTTATTGCAGATTTATTTAACAGAATGAACCTTATGGAAAGAAGGGGAAGCGGACTTAAAAAAATATTATCAGATTATTATAATGCAGTAAATTATTCTGAAGATAAAAATGTTGAATTTAAGTCTACAAATAAAGATTTCTGGGTAATTTTGAAGAATTTGAATTATGTCGTAAAAGATGTCGTAAAAGATGTCGTAAAAGATGTCGTAAAAGATGTCGTAAAAGATGTCGTTAAAATAAATGACAGATATAAAAGAATTCTACGGGAAATGTCTAAGAATCCAGATATAACTGCAAAAAAATTAAGCAATATATTGGAAGTAAGTGAAAGAACTGTTCAGAGAGATATCAATAAATTGAAATCGGATAAAAAAATTATGAGAGAAGAAGGCTTGAAAAAAGGAAAATGGAGAGTAAAAGCTGAAAAAGACAGGGAGAATTAA
- a CDS encoding glucose-6-phosphate isomerase: MKLNFSYQFAKNFFNEAELDQIKPYTELANEVLTKKSGAGNDFLGWISLPEDYDKEEFGRIKKAAEKIKNDSEVLIVIGIGGSYLGAKAAIEFLSHSFYNNLPKEKRKTPEIYFAGTNMSSTYLNHLIDLLGNRDFSVNVISKSGTTTEPAIAFRVFKKLLEEKYGKEEAAKRIYATTDKSKGALKTLATTEGYETFTVPDNVGGRFSVLTAVGLLPIAAAGINIDELMAGAKDAMNDYSNGSFEENQTLQYAAIRNILHRKGKDVEILVNYEPRLHYFSEWWKQLFGESEGKDGKGLYPSSVDFSADLHSLGQYIQEGKRTMFETVVSIGSPESEYTIESDKDNLDGLNFIAGKTLDYVNKKATDGVILAHIDGSVPNLTVNIPEVTPYHLGYAFYFFEKACGVSGYLLGVNPFDQPGVEAYKKNMFALLGKPGYEEEGKKLEEKLKNMK, from the coding sequence ATGAAATTGAATTTTAGTTATCAGTTTGCGAAAAACTTTTTTAATGAAGCTGAACTGGATCAAATTAAACCTTATACGGAACTTGCGAACGAAGTTCTGACAAAAAAAAGCGGAGCGGGAAATGACTTTTTAGGATGGATTTCATTACCTGAAGATTATGACAAAGAAGAATTTGGAAGAATAAAAAAAGCTGCAGAAAAAATAAAAAACGACTCGGAAGTTTTAATTGTAATAGGGATAGGAGGCTCTTATTTAGGAGCAAAAGCCGCAATAGAGTTTTTATCTCACAGTTTTTATAATAATTTGCCTAAAGAAAAAAGAAAAACTCCTGAAATCTATTTTGCGGGAACAAATATGAGCAGTACATATTTGAATCATTTAATAGATTTATTGGGAAACAGAGATTTTTCGGTAAATGTGATTTCCAAATCGGGAACTACTACAGAGCCGGCAATAGCTTTCAGAGTGTTTAAAAAACTCCTTGAAGAAAAATATGGAAAAGAAGAAGCTGCAAAAAGAATTTACGCTACTACGGATAAATCTAAAGGAGCATTGAAAACTCTTGCAACTACTGAAGGATATGAAACATTTACAGTACCTGACAATGTCGGAGGAAGATTTTCCGTTTTAACGGCAGTAGGATTACTTCCGATAGCTGCTGCAGGGATAAATATAGATGAACTTATGGCGGGAGCAAAAGATGCCATGAATGACTACTCTAACGGATCTTTTGAAGAAAATCAGACTTTACAGTATGCGGCAATAAGAAATATTTTGCATAGAAAAGGAAAAGATGTGGAAATTCTTGTGAATTATGAGCCGAGATTACATTATTTTTCCGAATGGTGGAAACAGTTATTCGGTGAATCCGAAGGAAAAGACGGAAAAGGACTTTATCCGTCATCGGTAGATTTTTCTGCTGATTTGCATTCGCTTGGACAGTATATTCAGGAAGGAAAAAGAACAATGTTTGAAACGGTAGTTTCTATAGGGTCTCCCGAATCAGAATATACAATAGAAAGTGATAAGGACAATCTTGACGGACTTAACTTTATAGCGGGAAAAACATTGGATTATGTAAATAAAAAGGCGACAGACGGAGTTATATTGGCACATATTGACGGAAGTGTTCCGAATCTGACTGTAAATATACCTGAAGTTACACCTTATCATTTAGGTTATGCTTTTTATTTCTTTGAAAAAGCATGCGGAGTAAGCGGATATTTATTGGGTGTGAATCCTTTCGATCAGCCGGGAGTGGAAGCATATAAAAAAAATATGTTCGCTCTGTTAGGTAAACCGGGATATGAAGAAGAAGGTAAAAAACTCGAAGAAAAACTGAAAAATATGAAATAA
- a CDS encoding thiamine diphosphokinase, translated as MRKCVIFLNGEYTYSQQFIDDLFDENTICLCADGGANSAHKYNKKPLYIIGDLDSVNAKILEDYKKQGVNIVKYNPEKDYTDFELILQKVEELEKDGDFKFDSMSILGALGKRIDLTLNNIFLMEKYKNIKILTENEEIFYTESSFSLNNKKGYGFSIIPLDNIIGNLTLKGFKYELDSVNVERKSSRLVSNIIEKEVCSVSFTRGKMIVILRKNVTED; from the coding sequence ATGAGAAAGTGTGTAATTTTTTTGAACGGAGAGTATACATATTCACAGCAATTTATAGATGATTTATTTGATGAAAATACGATCTGTTTATGTGCAGATGGTGGAGCAAATTCTGCACATAAATACAATAAAAAGCCGTTGTATATTATCGGTGATTTAGATTCTGTAAATGCCAAAATTTTAGAGGACTATAAAAAGCAAGGTGTAAATATTGTGAAATATAATCCCGAAAAAGATTATACCGACTTTGAGCTGATTTTGCAGAAAGTCGAAGAGCTTGAAAAGGATGGCGATTTTAAATTTGATTCTATGAGTATACTCGGTGCTTTAGGAAAAAGAATTGATTTGACTCTCAATAATATTTTTCTTATGGAAAAATATAAAAATATTAAAATTTTAACTGAAAACGAAGAAATATTTTATACTGAAAGTTCTTTTTCTTTGAATAATAAAAAAGGTTACGGTTTTTCAATTATTCCCCTTGATAATATTATAGGAAATTTGACATTAAAAGGGTTTAAGTATGAACTGGATAGTGTGAATGTAGAAAGAAAATCTTCACGACTTGTGAGTAATATCATTGAAAAAGAAGTGTGCAGTGTGAGTTTTACAAGAGGGAAAATGATAGTAATTTTGAGAAAAAATGTAACTGAAGATTAA
- the pheT gene encoding phenylalanine--tRNA ligase subunit beta, producing MLISLNWLKQYIDLEGKEVGELEKALTMIGQEVEKIEIKGDNLDNVVVGHLIEVKKHPNADSLTLCKVDNGKEILQIVCGATNHKTGDKVALAQVGAKLREDFTIKKGKIRGEESNGMLCSEDELGIGSDKDGIIILPEDAPVGTPLKEYLGINDTVFELEITPNRPDCLSHIGIARELAAYYGKELKYPETAINKEIQEKTSDNIKVKIEDSDLSRRYVTRILKGVTVKESPKWLKERIEAVGLRSINNIVDVSNFILMEMNHPNHVFDLDKIEGNEIIVKTANKGDVLVTLDDQERKLENEDIVIADSKKILAVGGVMGGFDSQVTDSTKNVLLEVAHFNPQNVRKTSRRLTLFSDSSYRFERGIDVENAVNVINRLANLIQEVAGGEILSGYAEQYPVPHENRTTGLNLERLHRFVGKVILKEEVIKILEGLEIKVVDKGENLELTAPSYRGDLELEQDYFEEVIRMYGFDNIENVLPKVNINESSTLDTTKLTDTVKNIAASTGLKEVINYSFIPKDGLEKIKFTGVKGDKLIDISNPITEDFVTMRPTLLYSLIKNVKENINRNVSDIRFFEVSRTFEKAEELAKEEIKLGIILAGEKDKTLWNPKPVPYDFYDLKGIVEEVFSKLKFKNYSIKRSVQTEFHPGRSADVFVGNECVGSFGEIHPDVLENFDLNRKSVLVGEFNIDLIKKYIRKPFVYQGPVKYPAVPRDIALVMNENVLVGDVLKTVEKIDKKVEKVELFDIYRGLGVEPGKKSVAISVLLRDNSKTLEEKEINDIMEKILNKVKKDYMAELRQ from the coding sequence ATGCTGATTTCTTTAAATTGGTTAAAGCAATATATAGATTTGGAAGGAAAAGAAGTAGGAGAATTGGAAAAGGCTCTTACGATGATCGGACAGGAAGTCGAGAAAATCGAAATAAAGGGGGATAATCTTGATAATGTTGTAGTAGGACATTTAATCGAAGTAAAAAAACATCCTAATGCCGACAGTTTGACCCTTTGTAAAGTGGATAACGGAAAAGAAATACTTCAAATAGTGTGCGGTGCTACAAATCATAAGACAGGAGATAAAGTTGCACTTGCACAGGTGGGAGCTAAATTAAGAGAAGACTTTACAATAAAAAAAGGAAAAATAAGAGGAGAAGAATCAAACGGAATGCTCTGTTCGGAAGACGAACTGGGTATAGGAAGCGATAAAGACGGAATTATAATATTGCCTGAAGATGCTCCTGTGGGAACTCCTTTAAAAGAATACTTAGGAATAAATGACACAGTATTCGAGTTGGAAATAACTCCCAACAGACCTGACTGCCTGTCGCATATAGGGATAGCAAGGGAACTTGCAGCATATTACGGAAAAGAATTGAAATATCCTGAAACAGCTATAAATAAAGAAATACAGGAAAAAACATCTGATAATATAAAAGTTAAGATAGAGGACAGCGATTTATCCCGAAGATATGTAACAAGAATATTAAAAGGTGTAACAGTAAAAGAAAGTCCGAAATGGCTTAAAGAAAGAATAGAAGCTGTAGGGTTAAGAAGTATAAATAACATAGTAGATGTTTCAAACTTTATTTTAATGGAGATGAATCATCCTAATCACGTGTTTGATTTGGATAAAATCGAAGGAAATGAAATAATTGTAAAAACTGCAAACAAAGGAGATGTACTTGTTACTCTTGACGATCAGGAAAGAAAGCTCGAAAACGAGGATATTGTAATAGCCGACAGTAAAAAAATACTGGCTGTAGGCGGAGTAATGGGAGGTTTTGATTCTCAGGTTACCGACAGTACAAAAAATGTATTGCTTGAAGTTGCTCATTTCAATCCTCAAAATGTGAGAAAAACTTCGAGAAGATTGACATTATTCAGTGATTCTTCGTACAGATTTGAAAGAGGAATAGACGTTGAAAATGCCGTGAATGTAATAAACAGACTGGCAAATCTGATACAGGAAGTAGCAGGAGGAGAGATTTTAAGCGGATATGCAGAGCAATATCCCGTTCCACATGAAAACAGAACTACAGGACTTAATCTTGAAAGACTTCACAGATTTGTCGGAAAAGTTATACTGAAAGAAGAAGTTATAAAAATACTTGAAGGTCTTGAAATAAAAGTAGTCGATAAAGGGGAAAATCTTGAGCTTACAGCTCCTTCTTACAGAGGAGATTTAGAACTGGAACAGGATTATTTTGAAGAAGTAATCAGAATGTACGGTTTTGACAATATAGAAAATGTTTTACCGAAAGTAAATATAAATGAAAGCTCCACTCTTGATACGACAAAACTTACAGACACTGTGAAAAATATAGCTGCAAGTACAGGATTAAAAGAAGTGATAAATTACAGTTTTATACCTAAAGACGGGCTTGAAAAAATAAAATTTACAGGAGTTAAGGGAGATAAACTGATAGATATTTCCAACCCGATAACTGAAGATTTTGTTACTATGAGACCGACTTTACTTTACAGTTTGATAAAAAATGTCAAAGAAAATATAAACAGAAATGTTTCGGATATAAGATTTTTCGAGGTGAGCAGAACTTTTGAAAAAGCCGAAGAATTGGCAAAAGAAGAAATAAAGTTAGGAATTATTCTTGCAGGGGAAAAAGATAAAACTTTGTGGAATCCTAAGCCTGTACCTTATGATTTTTATGATTTGAAAGGTATTGTAGAGGAAGTATTTTCAAAATTGAAATTTAAAAATTATTCCATAAAAAGATCGGTTCAAACGGAATTTCATCCGGGAAGATCTGCAGATGTATTTGTAGGAAACGAATGTGTAGGAAGTTTCGGAGAAATTCATCCTGATGTATTGGAAAATTTTGATTTAAACAGAAAATCAGTGCTTGTAGGAGAGTTCAATATTGATTTGATTAAAAAATATATAAGAAAGCCTTTTGTTTATCAGGGGCCGGTAAAATATCCGGCTGTACCGAGAGATATAGCATTGGTTATGAATGAAAATGTTTTAGTCGGAGATGTTTTAAAAACAGTTGAAAAAATAGATAAAAAAGTCGAGAAAGTGGAATTGTTCGACATATACAGAGGGCTTGGAGTAGAGCCGGGTAAAAAAAGTGTAGCTATAAGTGTGCTTTTAAGAGATAATTCCAAAACTCTTGAAGAAAAAGAAATAAATGATATTATGGAAAAAATATTGAATAAAGTCAAAAAAGATTATATGGCTGAATTAAGACAATAG
- a CDS encoding aminopeptidase — protein MTRENLWKSYSEKEKKQIFKFAEEYKSYLNVAKTEREFVAITEKELIENGFTDINKKKTLKKGDKVYYNNRDKNIVAVIIGKDIKSGINMIVSHVDSPRLDLKPNPIKEDEEFALLNTHYYGGIKKYQWAATPLALHGVVYLKDGKKVTLAIGEDENDPVFSVPDLLPHLAHKIQDDRKARETIQGEELKLLFGNMPVNDKNVKQQTKQMIMDKLKKDYGIEEDDFFTAELEIVPAGKLRDVGLDRSMIGGYGQDDRICAYTSLRAIYEVKNPEKTAMVYLTDKEEVGSEGSTSLKATLPELIIGKMLSMTEKNYNDQILRETLWNSKALSSDVTAAMNPVFKAVHDGENVARLSYGLAFAKYTGSRGKVSANDADAEYLQEIRQLFEKNKIKYQAGGFGKVDEGGGGTVAKYLAHYGIKTVDAGPAVLSMHSLFEISSKADLYETYRAYRVFFDLK, from the coding sequence ATGACAAGGGAAAATTTATGGAAAAGTTACAGTGAAAAAGAAAAAAAACAGATTTTTAAATTTGCCGAAGAATACAAGAGCTATCTTAATGTAGCAAAAACAGAAAGAGAATTTGTGGCAATAACGGAAAAGGAACTTATTGAGAACGGATTTACGGATATAAATAAGAAAAAGACGCTGAAAAAAGGCGATAAAGTTTATTATAACAACAGAGATAAAAATATAGTTGCGGTAATAATCGGAAAAGACATAAAAAGCGGAATTAATATGATAGTTTCACATGTGGATTCGCCAAGACTGGATTTAAAACCTAATCCTATAAAAGAAGATGAAGAGTTTGCACTTTTGAACACTCATTATTACGGAGGAATTAAAAAATATCAATGGGCTGCCACTCCTTTGGCATTACACGGGGTAGTTTATCTGAAAGACGGCAAGAAAGTAACTCTTGCTATAGGAGAAGACGAAAATGATCCTGTATTCAGTGTTCCTGATCTGCTTCCTCATTTGGCTCATAAAATACAGGATGACAGAAAGGCAAGAGAAACTATTCAGGGAGAAGAACTCAAACTCTTATTCGGAAATATGCCTGTAAATGATAAAAATGTAAAGCAACAGACTAAACAGATGATAATGGATAAGCTGAAAAAAGATTACGGAATAGAAGAAGACGACTTTTTCACAGCGGAACTGGAAATAGTACCTGCAGGAAAATTAAGGGATGTAGGTCTTGACAGAAGTATGATAGGCGGATATGGACAGGATGACAGAATATGTGCTTATACTTCTTTGAGAGCAATTTATGAAGTGAAAAATCCTGAAAAAACGGCAATGGTTTATCTGACTGATAAGGAAGAAGTGGGAAGTGAAGGTTCCACAAGTTTGAAAGCCACTTTGCCCGAACTTATTATAGGAAAAATGCTTTCAATGACTGAGAAAAACTATAATGATCAGATTTTGAGAGAAACATTGTGGAACTCAAAAGCTTTGTCATCAGATGTAACTGCGGCAATGAATCCTGTGTTTAAAGCAGTTCACGACGGGGAAAATGTGGCAAGACTGTCCTACGGGCTTGCTTTTGCAAAATATACGGGAAGTCGTGGAAAAGTTTCCGCCAATGATGCCGATGCTGAATATTTACAGGAAATAAGACAGTTATTTGAAAAAAATAAAATAAAATATCAAGCCGGCGGATTCGGTAAAGTCGATGAAGGAGGAGGAGGAACAGTAGCAAAATATCTTGCTCATTACGGTATAAAAACTGTAGATGCGGGACCTGCTGTTTTATCTATGCATTCGTTATTTGAAATATCGTCTAAGGCTGATTTATATGAAACATACAGAGCATACAGAGTATTTTTTGATTTAAAATAA
- a CDS encoding acyltransferase family protein codes for MKKNRRIEEIDVLRAAALIMICLYHWFTYKGMYVGVIIFFALSGYLFTSSLLSRDFSCFNVIKRRMSKIYPALLTVILVSTIVLIIMNGGLEEKYKNSAFFSVIGLNNIHQIISGISYFDSYNIILPLTHIWALSFQIQMYVFFPFILKGLKKFKLKDELIGIIFFGISVLSALLMGYKYYKGADISRIYYGTDTRAFTFFVGAAVAMFYNKREISKESEKIKVLLAGMSGIFLSVIFALTVDYKNPLGYYGLLYFISVLSAFSAVLFTKIKLRKLQIPFLSGMKKVLSLLGRREYHYYLWQYPLMIFMREIFKWSKVGFLSQFILEILILIVISEISYFIFEKKNLKVPNYAMPGIIIMLLLFAPLYKNKDLEEMKTVQAQIKEETVKEIEKETVTETEEKTEKTDEKKEEKKSEEEKQKTENIDDRNILFIGDSVLEMTKPELEKKYPNAIIDVKIGRQFSELAGLLTEFKNSGKLGKTVVIALGTNGPILDEDAKKAMAILEGHDVYFVNSVVARPWEKRVNREIANIAKNYGNVKIIDWYSYAKGEKEYFYKDGVHPKPAAAKKYVNLVYSAVSKNK; via the coding sequence ATGAAAAAAAACAGAAGAATAGAGGAAATAGATGTCTTAAGGGCTGCAGCTCTTATTATGATTTGCTTGTATCACTGGTTTACATATAAAGGAATGTATGTAGGAGTTATTATATTTTTTGCATTAAGTGGATACTTATTTACAAGTTCGTTATTATCGAGAGATTTTTCGTGCTTTAATGTCATAAAAAGAAGAATGTCGAAAATTTATCCTGCCCTTCTTACGGTAATACTTGTTTCGACAATAGTTTTAATCATTATGAACGGAGGTCTGGAAGAAAAGTATAAAAACAGTGCATTTTTTTCTGTAATAGGACTCAATAATATTCATCAGATAATCTCGGGAATATCGTATTTTGACAGCTATAATATAATTTTGCCGCTGACTCATATATGGGCATTATCTTTTCAAATACAAATGTATGTTTTTTTCCCTTTTATTTTGAAAGGGTTGAAAAAATTCAAGCTGAAAGATGAGCTTATAGGGATTATTTTTTTTGGAATAAGTGTTTTGTCGGCGTTATTAATGGGTTATAAATATTATAAAGGTGCCGATATTTCGAGAATATATTACGGTACGGACACAAGAGCTTTTACTTTTTTTGTCGGAGCTGCCGTTGCAATGTTTTACAATAAAAGGGAAATAAGCAAAGAATCCGAAAAGATAAAAGTCCTTTTGGCAGGAATGTCAGGAATTTTTCTTTCGGTGATATTTGCTTTAACTGTTGATTATAAAAATCCTCTCGGATATTACGGTTTATTATATTTTATAAGTGTTTTATCGGCATTTTCGGCAGTACTGTTTACAAAAATAAAATTGAGAAAATTACAAATTCCTTTTTTATCAGGAATGAAGAAAGTTTTGTCGTTGCTTGGAAGACGTGAGTATCATTATTATTTATGGCAATATCCTTTGATGATATTTATGAGAGAAATTTTCAAATGGTCAAAAGTCGGTTTTTTAAGTCAATTTATCCTTGAAATACTGATTTTAATAGTAATTTCCGAAATAAGTTATTTTATTTTTGAAAAGAAAAATTTAAAAGTGCCGAATTATGCAATGCCGGGAATTATTATAATGCTTTTGCTTTTCGCTCCTTTGTATAAAAATAAAGATTTGGAAGAAATGAAAACAGTACAGGCACAGATAAAAGAAGAAACTGTCAAAGAAATTGAAAAAGAGACTGTAACAGAAACAGAAGAAAAAACTGAAAAGACGGATGAGAAAAAGGAAGAAAAAAAATCGGAAGAAGAAAAGCAGAAAACGGAAAATATTGACGACAGAAATATCCTGTTTATAGGAGATTCGGTCCTTGAAATGACAAAGCCTGAACTTGAGAAGAAATATCCTAATGCGATAATTGACGTGAAAATCGGTAGGCAATTTTCAGAATTGGCGGGATTACTGACTGAATTTAAAAATTCGGGAAAACTCGGGAAAACAGTTGTAATAGCATTGGGAACAAACGGTCCGATTTTAGATGAAGATGCAAAAAAAGCAATGGCAATACTTGAAGGACACGATGTGTATTTTGTAAATTCGGTAGTGGCACGACCTTGGGAAAAAAGAGTAAACAGAGAAATAGCCAATATTGCCAAAAACTACGGGAATGTAAAGATTATAGACTGGTATTCTTATGCTAAAGGAGAAAAAGAATATTTTTATAAAGACGGAGTACATCCTAAGCCCGCAGCTGCTAAAAAATATGTTAATCTTGTATATTCTGCAGTAAGTAAAAATAAGTAG